A region of the Primulina eburnea isolate SZY01 chromosome 7, ASM2296580v1, whole genome shotgun sequence genome:
acctagaatCCTTCCAGAAGCAGCTCATTGTATGGCAATCTCATgtcaccggcgatcaccccccaaCCCCTCCCCCTCTCACTCTCTTCGGTCCTTGGTGTAACGTCCGAGATTtcgattattgtaatctgatatgatttgttgataaattgttgtgattatagacggaacggataaGACCGGGAAAGCCGGAAAGAAGATTGGACTATGTGCGAGGATGagccctcgtgcatatgcgcaacCCCGCCAGAgaacctcgcacatatgcgtgaCATGGATCGGCGCCTGTGCGCGAGGGTGGCCGAGAGTTGTGAaggacctcgtgcatatgcgcggaagtggtgcgtgcatatgcgcgagttgccgAGAAGCTAAGgaccgagaccagtaggtctcgtgcatatgcgccgattgaagtcgcgtatatgcgcgagacgtgcagcaccTAGGAAGAGCCACTTGCCCCttaacatgcaagatatatatgcTAAGTCTTCAATTGCCTCAGAATTCACAAAAGAAAACGAGAGAGCTTCAGAAGAAAGAGCAAAGTTCCTTGAATCGTAGAATTTTGATTTTTACAAGATCCGTCCGCCCGAATTCCAATCCGACTTCGATACCGTGTTTCTATCAACGAGAGCtgtaactggacgtaagttttactacgttttgatatgatttgaaattatgctattgaaggaatcggatatgattcatatatggtgttctcgacatgttagacatcgtataatcgaaatcggattgaagaacagatatcatatgaaattgttatgattttcagaatggatttgattgagatgtgatatcagatttgtatcgttattgattatgagttgtgggaatcgatatctgttgatttgtattgctgggtaattgagattgtacagttatgctgttgaaacagaatttgattcagttctgattatatACAGTATTGatctgagttgtatattgatacgaTACCCTCGATAttttcattgccagattgagtctTGACAGACATTGAGTCCGAGACTTCGATAGAGTCAGATTGACAGAAAGAAagatataaatcaatgttgatctGGGATTGCataactcgagttagatttaacttaagtttcccaaaatcacatactgaatTGTCATTGCCTCGATATGTTGCAATGTttgagattgatatgtttatcatattgatttatagcaaagcatGAGTTAGAGTCTTGGGCAGATATGCCTAGTCtttggcagaaccgccaagttACTGGACTTTTGGGTATATATCGAtatgcttaggagtagatcgacttctattgcagaTATTCGATATAGATAGCCAAAGTCtgggaataagaacgtaccaccatctgGCTGGGGAAAGTAGGTGGGAGAacgttgcgttcttattcaatcgggatccctagattagaaattaGTCGAGTCTAGAGTTTTATTTACCGCTTTATATCGATACATGTctttcagattggatacatgttattgatatgtgtttcatgcctttatatatgcttttatatgactgcatgtttacattgtttataatgGGATTAgattctcactggagttatccggctgttgtcttgtttgtatgtgtgcatgacaacaggtgggacaagatcaggatcaggaagaggatgagagattcagaattagcgtggagatccggacttagagtaGATTGATTTTTAGTACTTGATATAATGATTGAACTTTAGTTTAAGATAAAtaaatgttgtacaagacttgtacttttatattgacatgtatatcagatcgagtacattacgtttccgcacttacactttaaagaaaaaaaaatttatgtcccacattacttaattgttatattgattcttaataatgattaagaagacgAATTAGGTTCGGTCCCCACaacgggcctcacatgcccaccagcttcggcttggttcgtccccgaaccacaccgtactagaAGAGGTCGACTTTGATACTAACTGTAACACCCCAGATTCAACGATTGACCTCACTGTATCTTTCCAGCTTGCTTATGTCCTCATTCACACGCTCCCTAGAAAGCTTCCTAGGAGGTCACTCATCCCAGAATTACCTCAAACCAAGCActcttaactttggagttctcaTGTAATGAACtcccgaaaagaagatgcaccttctttaTATGAGTACTatctatcaaatcttttaagcaccCCTCAACTTCGCGGTCTCATACTTGAACAGTTTTTGAAATCCCTATCCTTCTGGTGtgagatcggttcattcatgttcccttcacctagaagcctgtcaggagccgctcattgtccgtacaACCTCATGGCCATGGCGATCACCTCCCGTCCCCTTCGGCCCCGGGACTCGCAATCTTGACGCTGATAAAGAACATACTCAAGGTTTAGAGACCCTGGACGACAATCCACCGATGATGTGAGCTCAAGCGGACAAATGGCCTTGCCGTTGAGGAAATTTTCAAGTCCAAGCCCACGAATTCCAGCTTCAAGTTGTTGCTTCCAGAGTAAATAATTTCCCTCGTCCAAGCGAACAGTGGCAAGTTGGTTTGCTGGATTAATGACATTTGAAAGAGGCGAGGTTGAGATATTCGGTGTGTGGGTTAGAGGAAATCGAAGAGGCCATAGGAGCAAGGATTTCACAGCTCTGTCTGATATTTtagaaacttattattttaaaatatattataaatcttCCTTATCGTGTTTGTTATATTGTATCGTGCCAAAATATGTGGGCTATTTCGGAAGTCATGAATTAAATTTTGGACTTTGTTTTTCAAAGTGATTGAGAATGTTTGTTAACCACCGAACAATTGGTGTTAGCTGATTTAATTCTATCTTTTGAATAAGTCTTATTTTCAAAAGAAGAGGCTACAAATTAAAGTCAAATTTAAAAAGTGGGGATGTAGTGAAACAATCTTTATCAAACTTCAGTGTTGGAAAATGAAATATCTCCAAGGTATTTGAGCCCACTAGTCGGTTGAAAATTAAGGATTTTAGCACGGATGAGGTGGTTCAATGTGCTTTTGAAAACTTTGCAAATGTGACACAATTGTCAAATATGGTTGATGGCGGCGTAAATTTTTGAATTACATGTGGCAACTGGATTTGGTTCACGCACACGGAGAACTCTAAACTCTCTCCATCTCATCCGAGGGagcaaaatcaagaaaataatgGACATTTAATGACATTTATTATATTGTACAATACTGATGACAAGATCATTATGTCAGGAATAAATATACATGATCGTTGGAAAATAAAATCTGACTGTTGAAATTTTTAACTATAAATATGCAAACTTAAGACGGAAGAAGAAAATGAACAATGATTATAAGTTTGTCCACATCTTTCAAATCTGTGTTATTTCAAGATATTTGAGCACACTAAAACGATCATATTTAAAGTTGCTCGCACAACACATCCTTATCAAAATCAATCAGATCTTCAAAGAACGACTAGCCTAAAAAATGTTAAGGACAACTcgatttcaaaaaataaaataaaaatagtttaTTCACCATTCTAAACTATCACAACATCCTCCATTATTAATAGTTAGTTGGCATAAAAATCTCCCACAaaataaaggcaaaaacttatgtgagacggtctcacgggtattatttatgagacggatctcttatttgggtcacccataaaagagtattactttttatgctaagagtactattttttattgtgaatatgggtattgttgacccgtctcacagattatgatccgtgagacggtctcacatgagacccactccaaAATAAAAAGGCTTGGGATTCTAAACAGGTGAAACAAAAAATTTCCTTACCCCTATCTCACCCCAAGTTGTACTAAAAAAAACCCTTTTATCTTGTGAATTTGAGTATTTTATTTACATATACATTGATAACAATCCAAATTAAATTGACGAGACATAGAACATGTGGAGGAAATAGCTGAGTGTCACGGTCATTTACTAATTTAGGAGTTTCATTTGGGAGCCTtggatataattattttattttattttatttttcgttttatgtttttatttttattttatcaaaatcTTTCTTTAATTTCGACAATTGGTCCTTCGGATTATCAAAAAATTTATTACTATGGATATAATTTAGGAGTAGATCTTTCataagacgatctcacatatctttattcgtgagacggatcaatcatgttcatatttataataaaaattaatatatttgatataaaaaataatattttcgtaTATGacccatataaaatatatatttcacaaaattgatccgtgagaccatctcacaggAGTTTTTGTGTTCATTTAGTGCGACAGAgaaataaaacattttaaaaatgtGTGATGTAATGGTAAGTATTAAAGTTATTTCATTATTTagaaagggaaaaaaaaaagcTACACAATCTCACGAAATAAATTGTCACGATCCCacttttttaaaaacattttaagattttagaaacttatttttcaaaaaatatattgCAAATCTtccttaatttattttaagaaacATTTTGCattcattttataattttttcacAATATATTATAAAAGATTCAAAACATTATCTAAGTTGAatctgatatttttttttttttttgtataataATTTCTTGGGAAACTgttcttaaatttttttggtgGAGGCTACAACGGGTGAGGTTCACCTGGTGGAGTAAAAGTTGACCCCAGAAGTCAACTGACGAAAATTCCATGCAAATGGAAAACACGCTCACGGTATTCACATGCAAAAGGACATCCACACACGCTAACCAAAGTCCTATATATGAACCAAACCGAGCTAGCTAACTAACTCCAAATCAAAGAAAGCTGCAACAATGGCGGATCGAGAATTCCACTCTCATGATCTCCACGATCATCAGTACAAGGAAGCACCAGAACCAAATACCCATTTGAGAGAAGAAGAAGCTTCAATCGTGCTGAACCGCTTCGACTCGTTCAATGTAGAGGCCGGAAATGTTTCTTCTAAACCGGCAGCTCATGGCGGCTCCTCCAGCCAGGTCCTCTCCCAGTTTCCTCAATCGATCGTTATACTTTTCATTATTGACAAGCTCTATCTTACTtccattattatatatattagatTGAGGACGATTCTAGAATTTTTTTGGGGTGCGGCgttcaatattttttaaatagttaatcaataaaatattgACAGGCACGAATCTAGAATTTTTTTTGGTTTGCGGAATCTAACTTTTGGaatatttgatcaataaaatattaattttttgacaCATTACCTTATTTTGATTCTTTGTTAACAGTTTTCCAATTTCTGGGGGGATTTCAGACATATTTCATCCGATTTTTTGTTCACTAAGTtttcaatttttatatttatttttattttgatgtaCTAACTTTAAATTTTTTCCTTCTTCGTTCATTGTGCAGAATAGCTGGAGCAGGCTTTTGAATTTAACTTTTCAGAGTGTGGGAATCATATATGGAGATATCGGGACCTCTCCACTGTACGTGTTCTCCACCACTTTTCCCGATGGGATTCAGCATACCGACGACATAATTGGAGTTCTTTCGCTCATCATTTACACCATTGTGCTCATTCCTTTGATCAAATATGTCTTCATTGTTTTGAGGGCCAACGATCATGGCGATGGTATGTTTTGTATATCATTcaaaatttcgattttaaaaaaaattagaaaactgaaaaatcaaaatgtttaatatcatttttttaatcaataatCTTTCCATTATCAatacttatttatttattgaattcCATTCACTTCAATGCGGGTGCTTGCTGCAGGAGGTACATTTGCCTTGTATTCCTTGATATGCCGGTACGCAAACGTGAGTCTGATACCAAATAGTCAGCCTGAAGACTCCCAACTCTCAAACTACAAACTCGAAACCCCTTCGACCCATTTAAACCGGGCTCGAAAGATCAAAGAGAATCTGGAGAAGAGCAAAGTTGCTAAAGTCATGCTTTTCCTCGCCACGATTCTTGGAACTTCCATGGTCATCGGTGATGGTGTTCTTACACCCTGCATCTCAGGTATATCTTGAACAGACATGTTATAAAATGGCAAGTTTAGTACTTTGAGTTGTCTTTAAGAAATGGGATATTTACATAATTTTGTTTATTGATCGAATTTGCAGTCCTTTCTGCTGTAGGTGGAATCAGTGGTTTGAGCAAAGGTAGCTGCAACATTTCTCTACGTGTTTACTTTCTTTCCTCTTTGGCATATATACAAAATCATACCATGTTCGTGATTTATGTAAATGTATAATGAAGTCGGTATGTAATTTCTCAGATGCTATTGCGTACATTTCAATTGCCATATTGATTGCTCTCTTCGCCATGCAACGATTCGGCACTGATAAAGTGGGCTACACCTTCGCTCCCGCAATCTGCTTATGGTTTTTATTTATAACTGGAATTGGTGCCTACAACTTATTCAAGCACGATATTCGTGTTTTACGAGCTTTCAATCCGCTGTATATAGTGCATTATTTCCGAAGAAATGGTCACAAAGCTTGGGTATCTCTTGGTGGAGTTGTTCTCTGCATCACAGGTTATATTTACTAATCGATTCACTTACTTGAATTCTTTTAACTTTCACAAGCAAACCAATGTTAATAATTTGTTATTCTCAATATATAGGGACCGAGGCCATGTTTGCTGACTTGGGCCATTTCAATGTACCAGCCATACAAGTAAGTATATATAGTAGTTCCATTATGCCACGCCTATTCGTTGAAGAAATATGCAATGATCATGTCTATATTTTGATTCTCTAGCTTGCTACTTGAGTTGGTTTGTTTTCATATAAAAGAACATCACATTGTTAGTCGGCACCGATCGATATTGTAAAATCTTTGCCCTGCGTATCTGAAACAATTAGAACATCACTTTGAAAGGGTTTGAATTTGAAAAAGTCTATAAAATGGTTAACAGATTTATCTGATATCTTTGGTTAGTTATATTTGTAAATCTATAATGAAATATTTGTATGGATGACGATTGAATTCAAGGCATGACAAGTTTGACATGAAATATGTATTTCCCCTATAATCAATCCTGTTTGAAGTGAAATATGCTCCTTTCTCTCAAAACCTGTTTGTAAACAATAATGACAATTCTTTTTTTGCATCATGTCAGATTAGTTTCTCCGGAATTGTTTTTCCTGCTATCATCATTGCATATATTGGACAAGCTGCGTACCTTATGAAGTTTCCTGGAAATGTGCTGAACACATTTTATGACTCCATACCAGGTTAATTCCTCTCCGAGATGCTCCAATGCAAACATAATGCTAAATCTCGTATGGTTTTTGGGTGAAATCTGAACATTTAAATCTATATATATCATACAGATCCAATTTATTGGCCAACTTTTGTTGTGGCTGTTGCTGCGGCCATTATTGCCAGTCAAGCTATGATATCTGGAGCATTTTCCATCATTTCCCAATCCCTGAGTCTAAGTTGTTTTCCAAGAGTAAAAGTTGTTCACACTTCTACCAAGTATGAGGGACAAGTCTACATTCCTGATATCAATTACTTTCTCATGATTGCTTGTGTAATCATAACGTTTGGCTTCAAAACGACAGAAAAGATTGCCAACGCCTATGGTAATAATTCATTGTGTATTTCTACTAATTATCAGAAATTCTAATGTTTCTTAAATAGccattatatatttattatacatGACAAGTAACATATCCCACACTACTCATGTTGTAGGTATAGCTGTTGTTTCGGTGATGTTGATAACAACATCTCTGTTGACTCTGATAATGCTCTTCATTTGGAAAACTAGAATTTGGTGGGTTTGCTTGTTCGTCGCCGTTTTCATGTCGGTGGAGTTGGTATATCTATCGTCCGTTCTTTATAAGTTTACCGAAGGCGGGTACTTACCATTGGCTTTCTCTCTAGTGCTTATGATAATAATGGCTACATGGCATTATTCGCAGCAGCAACGTTACATTTTCGAGATGAAAAATAAGGTTTCTAGTGCATATATCAGGGACTTAGCTAAGAACAAAGACATAAAGAGACTACCAGGAATTGGGCTTCTTTATTCTGAACTAGTTCAAGGAATCCCACCAATATTCTCTCACTTTGTTTCTAACATCCCTTCTATTCATTCTGTGATGGTAATAGTCTCAATAAAGTCCATTCCTATCAGCACCGTCTTGCTTGAGGAGCGGTTTTTGTTTAGACAAGTTGAATCAAGAGAAAGCTATGTTTACCGTTGTGTTGTAAGGTATGGATACAAGGATACAATGAAGGAACCACATGTATTTGAACAACAGCTAGTGCAGAAATTGAAGGAGTTCATAAAGCATGAACATTTTATGCATGAGGCGGAAAACATCCCT
Encoded here:
- the LOC140837044 gene encoding potassium transporter 5-like gives rise to the protein MADREFHSHDLHDHQYKEAPEPNTHLREEEASIVLNRFDSFNVEAGNVSSKPAAHGGSSSQNSWSRLLNLTFQSVGIIYGDIGTSPLYVFSTTFPDGIQHTDDIIGVLSLIIYTIVLIPLIKYVFIVLRANDHGDGGTFALYSLICRYANVSLIPNSQPEDSQLSNYKLETPSTHLNRARKIKENLEKSKVAKVMLFLATILGTSMVIGDGVLTPCISVLSAVGGISGLSKDAIAYISIAILIALFAMQRFGTDKVGYTFAPAICLWFLFITGIGAYNLFKHDIRVLRAFNPLYIVHYFRRNGHKAWVSLGGVVLCITGTEAMFADLGHFNVPAIQISFSGIVFPAIIIAYIGQAAYLMKFPGNVLNTFYDSIPDPIYWPTFVVAVAAAIIASQAMISGAFSIISQSLSLSCFPRVKVVHTSTKYEGQVYIPDINYFLMIACVIITFGFKTTEKIANAYGIAVVSVMLITTSLLTLIMLFIWKTRIWWVCLFVAVFMSVELVYLSSVLYKFTEGGYLPLAFSLVLMIIMATWHYSQQQRYIFEMKNKVSSAYIRDLAKNKDIKRLPGIGLLYSELVQGIPPIFSHFVSNIPSIHSVMVIVSIKSIPISTVLLEERFLFRQVESRESYVYRCVVRYGYKDTMKEPHVFEQQLVQKLKEFIKHEHFMHEAENIPKPDLLGEGSTSSALIQSASFDNKRANIPLALPSGAEEQMRFIDKAMDQGVFYLLGEVEVVAKKDSSFVKKIVINYAYTFLRKNFRHGEEMLAIPQKRLLKVGMTYEV